AAGCATTATTTGGTAATCCTGACATTTTAATCATGGATGAACCAACAAACCACCTTGATCTTAAAGCAATTAAATGACTTGAAAACTTTTTAATTGATTATCAAAATATTGTTATTGTTGTTTCTCATGATAGTGATTTTTTAGATCAAATTTGTACACACATTGTTGATATTGATTTTAATGAAGCTAAAATGTTTACAGGAAATTACACTTTCTGAAAAGAATCATCCACTTTATTAAGAGAAATGCAAAAAAATGCTAATGCTAAAAAAGAAGAACAAATTGAAAAATTACAAGCTTTTATAGCTAAATTTTCTGCTAATGCTTCTAAATCATCACAAGCAACATCAAGAAAAAAATCACTAGAAAAAATTCAATTAGATGAAATAAAACCTTCATCAAGAAAATATCCTTTTATTAGATTTGATATCTTTAGACAACCTGGTAAACAAATTTTAAGTGTAGAAAATTTATCATATAAAAATCCTGCAACAGGAGAATTTTTATTTCAGAATTTAACTTTTGATGTTTTGCCTGGAGAAAAAATGGTAGTTTTAGGTGAAGATGACATAGCTAAAACAAAACTTCTAGAAATTTTAATTGGTAAAGAAACCCCTACAACTGGCGTTGTTAATTGAGGATCTACAATTAAATATGAATATTTTCCTTCAGATAATTCTGAATATTTTAATAAAGAAGAAAATTTAATAGAATGATTAAGTAAATGACCATTAGATAATTCACTTGATGAAAATAAAGATAATTCAGATCATAAAATTAGAAGTTTTTTAGGAAGAATGCTTTTTAGTGGTGATTCTGTTTTTAAAAATGTTCAAGTTACTTCAGGTGGCGAAAAAGCACGTTTAATGTTTTCTAGAATGATGCTTAAAGAAGCAAACTTTTTACTTTTTGATCAGCCATTAGATCATTTAGACACAGAATCAATAGATTCTGTAATAGAAGGGTTGGAACAATATAAATCAGCTTTGATTTTTACAACTTATAATAGAGCTTTTGTAAAAAAAGTATCTAATGTGATTTTAGAAATAAAAAATGATTCTTCATTTATATTCCGTGGTACATTAGATGAATATGAAGAAAAAATGGGGTATTAATTTTAATGTTTGATACAATAGCTGCTATTTCATCAGGAAATAATGTTAATCAAGCTATTTCAATAATTAGAATTTCAGGTCCGGAAGCATTTGAAATTGTAAAAAAAATTTTTGATGGCAAAATTGGTGAAAACCATCAAATAACTTATGGTTATATCAAAGATAAAGAAAAAATTATTGATGAAGTTTTAGTAATGTGATTTAAAGGAACTAAAAACTTTGTAGGTGAAGATACTGTAGAAATTAATGCACATGGCGGTATAGTGGTAACTAATATTATTTTAGAACTTTTGCTTGCTAATGGTGCAAGATTAGCTGAACCTGGTGAGTTTAGTAAAAGAGCATTTCTAAATGGAAAAATTGATTTAGTTAAAGCTGAGGCAATCAATGATTTAATTCATGCCAAAACAAAAAAACAGGTTGAAATGTCTGTTGCAAAATTTGATGGTCAAACCAGCAAATTTATTAATTCTTTAATTGAAAAATTAGTGTTTTTAATCGGAACAATAGAAGTTAACATTGATTATCCTGAATATGACGATGTTGAAATTTTAACTAGTGATATTTTGATTCCTAAATTGTCTTTTATTTTGAAAGAATTATCAGAAACAATCGAGATTTCAGAAAGATCAAGATTAATTTATCAAGGTATAAGTGTTGCAATTGTTGGTAGACCTAATGTTGGTAAATCATCATTATT
This Mesomycoplasma neurolyticum DNA region includes the following protein-coding sequences:
- the mnmE gene encoding tRNA uridine-5-carboxymethylaminomethyl(34) synthesis GTPase MnmE translates to MFDTIAAISSGNNVNQAISIIRISGPEAFEIVKKIFDGKIGENHQITYGYIKDKEKIIDEVLVMWFKGTKNFVGEDTVEINAHGGIVVTNIILELLLANGARLAEPGEFSKRAFLNGKIDLVKAEAINDLIHAKTKKQVEMSVAKFDGQTSKFINSLIEKLVFLIGTIEVNIDYPEYDDVEILTSDILIPKLSFILKELSETIEISERSRLIYQGISVAIVGRPNVGKSSLLNNLLNEEKAIVSSIQGTTRDIVEGQFVLNNILYTIKDTAGIRDSKNAIEKIGIDKALKQIENAEIILHIVDASKKEDKFDELIKEKALNKFYLKIFNKIDLLKENTKNSQEKIQISVKNNDIEQLEKALNKLVKNVDLNNEKLVINSRQLSLIKAAYLNIESALMSLKENYGPEVVIIDIRQAWENLVNITGKADNELMLNTMFKKFCLGK
- a CDS encoding ABC-F family ATP-binding cassette domain-containing protein — its product is MLEIRNLSKVFSDKKLFSNVNLKFVEGNTYGIIGANGAGKSTFLKILANQVEATSGEVVKDKNQRISVLSQDHNMYNDYTVTDTVIMGNEILYNIQKEKNAIYENPDSTEEDYTKAGELEEQYGLLGGWSAENDAQILLSALDIPKDKWNSKMSELKASQKVKVLLAKALFGNPDILIMDEPTNHLDLKAIKWLENFLIDYQNIVIVVSHDSDFLDQICTHIVDIDFNEAKMFTGNYTFWKESSTLLREMQKNANAKKEEQIEKLQAFIAKFSANASKSSQATSRKKSLEKIQLDEIKPSSRKYPFIRFDIFRQPGKQILSVENLSYKNPATGEFLFQNLTFDVLPGEKMVVLGEDDIAKTKLLEILIGKETPTTGVVNWGSTIKYEYFPSDNSEYFNKEENLIEWLSKWPLDNSLDENKDNSDHKIRSFLGRMLFSGDSVFKNVQVTSGGEKARLMFSRMMLKEANFLLFDQPLDHLDTESIDSVIEGLEQYKSALIFTTYNRAFVKKVSNVILEIKNDSSFIFRGTLDEYEEKMGY